A genomic stretch from Desulfotignum balticum DSM 7044 includes:
- the tpiA gene encoding triose-phosphate isomerase, whose translation MTRIPLIAGNWKMFKTGPEAVDTATHLAQACADVQNKDIMIAPTYVCLPLVATAIADTSLHLGAQNLHFEKQGAFTGEISADMLAAAGVEYVIIGHSERRQYFFETDETVNKKILAAVSNRLKPILCIGETLAQREAGNTFLTLDKQVADGLKSVDPERLQDLVIAYEPVWAIGTGETAGPEQVETVHRFLRTLVDTKISSDLARTVRIIYGGSVKPDNIATLMCIEDVDGVLVGGASLDARIFTQIVKYD comes from the coding sequence ATGACACGCATACCATTGATTGCCGGCAACTGGAAAATGTTTAAAACCGGGCCTGAAGCCGTGGATACCGCCACTCACCTGGCACAAGCCTGCGCGGATGTGCAAAACAAAGACATCATGATTGCGCCGACCTATGTGTGTTTGCCCCTGGTGGCCACCGCCATTGCAGACACGTCCCTGCACCTGGGCGCCCAGAACCTGCACTTTGAAAAACAAGGCGCATTCACCGGTGAGATATCAGCAGACATGCTTGCTGCAGCAGGCGTGGAATATGTGATCATCGGGCATTCGGAACGGCGCCAGTATTTTTTTGAAACCGATGAGACTGTGAACAAAAAAATTTTGGCAGCGGTTTCAAACAGACTCAAACCCATTTTGTGCATCGGTGAAACACTGGCCCAGCGGGAAGCGGGAAACACATTTTTAACCCTTGACAAGCAGGTGGCAGATGGGTTAAAAAGCGTTGATCCGGAACGGTTGCAGGATCTGGTGATTGCTTATGAGCCGGTATGGGCGATTGGTACCGGTGAAACCGCCGGACCCGAACAGGTGGAGACCGTCCACCGTTTTTTGCGGACACTGGTTGACACAAAAATTTCATCGGACCTGGCACGAACCGTCAGAATTATTTACGGCGGATCTGTGAAACCGGACAATATAGCAACACTGATGTGCATCGAGGATGTGGATGGTGTGCTGGTGGGCGGCGCCAGTCTCGATGCCCGAATTTTCACCCAAATTGTAAAATATGATTGA
- the gap gene encoding type I glyceraldehyde-3-phosphate dehydrogenase → MGIKIGINGFGRIGRLVFRAAMTRPELEIVCINDLTDTRTTAHLLQFDSVHGQLGKPVIALEDSIEVDGRQVKVTGFKDPAQIPWKDLGVDIVMECTGIFRDRQGASKHLDAGAKKVIISAPATNPDITIVMGVNHDMYDPASHHIISNASCTTNCLAPVAKVLLENFGILSGMMTTIHAYTGDQRILDFPHKDLRRARAAGLSMIPTTTGAAKAVALVLPELKGKLNGMSVRVPTPNVSMVDLVVLTQQDNLTAEMVNQALETAALGNLKGILGYSDLPLVSIDYNSNPLSSIVDAQCTDVINGNMVKVYAWYDNEAGYSHRMTDLAEMIGDSF, encoded by the coding sequence ATGGGTATCAAGATTGGAATCAACGGATTCGGCCGCATCGGCCGACTGGTGTTCCGGGCGGCAATGACCCGTCCGGAACTGGAAATCGTGTGCATCAACGATCTGACAGACACCCGGACCACAGCGCATCTGCTGCAGTTTGATTCAGTGCACGGACAGCTGGGAAAACCGGTCATCGCACTGGAAGACAGTATTGAAGTGGACGGCAGACAGGTGAAAGTCACTGGGTTCAAAGATCCGGCCCAGATACCCTGGAAAGATCTGGGAGTGGATATTGTCATGGAGTGCACTGGTATCTTCCGGGACCGCCAGGGCGCATCCAAACATCTGGACGCCGGTGCCAAAAAAGTGATCATTTCAGCGCCTGCCACGAATCCGGACATCACCATTGTCATGGGGGTCAACCATGACATGTATGATCCGGCTTCCCACCATATCATCTCCAATGCCTCGTGTACCACCAACTGCCTGGCGCCGGTGGCCAAGGTGCTTCTGGAAAATTTCGGCATCCTGTCGGGCATGATGACCACCATCCATGCATACACCGGGGACCAGCGGATCCTGGACTTTCCCCACAAAGACCTGCGAAGGGCCAGGGCTGCCGGCCTGTCCATGATTCCCACCACCACGGGAGCAGCCAAGGCCGTGGCCCTTGTTTTGCCGGAACTTAAAGGGAAACTCAACGGGATGTCGGTGCGTGTGCCTACCCCCAATGTGTCCATGGTGGATCTGGTGGTGCTGACCCAGCAGGACAACCTGACCGCCGAAATGGTGAATCAGGCTCTGGAAACAGCGGCCTTGGGAAATCTGAAAGGAATCCTGGGATACAGTGACCTGCCTTTGGTGTCCATTGATTACAATTCCAACCCGTTGTCCTCTATTGTGGATGCCCAGTGCACGGATGTGATCAACGGCAACATGGTCAAGGTCTATGCCTGGTATGACAACGAGGCCGGGTATTCCCACCGGATGACGGATCTGGCAGAAATGATCGGAGACTCTTTTTAA
- a CDS encoding PTS sugar transporter subunit IIA, whose product MIGILVVAHANLGQTLIDTVEFILGGEQEFMMAVSIDIQQNPENLRKKIKQGIAKVRTDNGVIILTDMFGGTPSNLSYSFLEEGTVEVISGVNLPILLKAVTARKKMNMEKLTGALVDHGKKSISLASGILKGTGRN is encoded by the coding sequence ATGATTGGCATACTCGTGGTGGCCCATGCAAATCTGGGCCAGACACTCATTGACACAGTGGAATTTATTTTGGGCGGTGAACAGGAGTTCATGATGGCGGTCTCCATAGACATTCAGCAGAATCCTGAGAACTTAAGAAAAAAAATCAAACAGGGCATTGCCAAAGTCCGGACCGATAACGGGGTGATTATTCTGACGGACATGTTCGGGGGCACCCCTTCCAACCTGAGTTACTCTTTTTTAGAGGAAGGCACTGTGGAAGTCATTTCCGGTGTTAATCTTCCGATTCTTCTGAAAGCGGTGACTGCCCGGAAAAAGATGAACATGGAAAAATTAACAGGTGCGCTGGTGGACCATGGCAAAAAAAGCATATCCCTTGCCAGCGGGATACTCAAAGGCACCGGACGGAATTGA
- the rapZ gene encoding RNase adapter RapZ: MKNPPVFIITGLSGSGKTTAMQAFEDASFYCVDNMPLELVPRFLELPFKQNPDIKGIAFVMDMRSKTFATHYTAGIRAIEDLGISPEIIFLEADVDTLIKRFSQTRRQHPVTGKKSLLESIQSEIHSLRLIKSTAHHIIDTSRLSVHQLKAAILNLISRGSGNPIEMKINVLSFGYKYGIPGDADLVTDMRFLTNPFFEPLLKHLDGESKAVREFVLSNPETRIFLEKFTQLLDYLIPLYQRENKAYLTIAVGCTGGRHRSVVIARTIFEHLNHKAHHPGLIHRDIDRDIRKI; the protein is encoded by the coding sequence ATGAAAAACCCACCCGTATTCATCATCACCGGGTTGTCTGGTTCCGGAAAAACGACAGCCATGCAGGCGTTTGAAGATGCGTCCTTTTACTGTGTGGACAACATGCCCCTGGAGCTGGTGCCCCGATTTCTGGAGCTGCCGTTTAAACAGAACCCGGATATCAAAGGCATTGCCTTTGTCATGGACATGCGGTCCAAGACCTTTGCAACCCATTACACCGCCGGAATCCGTGCGATTGAAGATTTGGGCATTTCTCCGGAAATCATTTTTCTGGAAGCGGATGTGGACACCCTGATCAAACGGTTCAGTCAAACCCGGCGGCAGCATCCGGTCACCGGTAAAAAAAGCCTGCTGGAAAGCATTCAATCGGAAATCCATTCTCTGCGCCTGATCAAATCAACGGCCCATCACATTATCGATACCAGCCGCTTGAGCGTCCATCAGCTCAAAGCCGCCATCTTAAATCTGATCAGCCGGGGCAGTGGAAATCCCATAGAAATGAAAATCAATGTATTGTCTTTTGGGTATAAATACGGCATACCAGGGGATGCGGATCTGGTCACGGATATGCGGTTTCTGACCAATCCCTTTTTTGAACCGTTGTTGAAACATCTGGACGGCGAGTCAAAAGCCGTGCGGGAATTTGTGTTATCCAATCCGGAAACCCGGATTTTTCTGGAAAAATTCACGCAGTTGCTTGACTATCTGATCCCTTTGTATCAAAGGGAGAACAAGGCGTATTTAACCATTGCAGTCGGTTGTACCGGCGGACGACACCGAAGCGTGGTCATTGCCCGCACCATTTTTGAACACTTAAACCATAAAGCCCATCACCCCGGATTGATTCACCGGGACATTGATCGGGATATCAGGAAAATATGA
- a CDS encoding PTS sugar transporter subunit IIA, with amino-acid sequence MKLSQLLTKESIVADLTSTTKNGIIRELARAVAPVAGIAAEDIAAVLMERESLGSTGIGGGIAIPHGKLNSVTQIILGFGRSKAGVTYDSLDGKPVHIFFLLLTPENSTGGHLKVLAQISKLLKMDHFKQELITAETIDDIHEFILEQDETF; translated from the coding sequence ATGAAACTCAGTCAATTACTCACAAAAGAGTCTATTGTGGCGGATCTGACATCGACCACCAAAAACGGCATTATCCGGGAACTGGCCCGGGCCGTGGCGCCTGTTGCCGGGATTGCCGCCGAAGATATCGCTGCCGTTCTGATGGAAAGAGAATCATTGGGAAGTACCGGCATCGGGGGAGGGATTGCCATTCCCCACGGAAAACTCAATTCCGTCACACAGATCATTCTGGGGTTCGGGCGCAGCAAAGCCGGCGTAACCTATGATTCTCTGGACGGGAAACCGGTTCATATTTTCTTTCTGCTGTTAACCCCGGAAAATTCCACCGGCGGGCATTTAAAGGTTCTGGCCCAGATTTCCAAACTCTTGAAAATGGACCATTTCAAACAGGAGTTGATTACCGCTGAAACCATTGACGATATCCATGAATTTATTCTGGAACAGGATGAAACCTTTTAA
- the hpf gene encoding ribosome hibernation-promoting factor, HPF/YfiA family — MQTTVTFKKIDPSDPLKSYVNKKLDKFDRMLDSPADAHVVLSVEKIRHIAEITLTCDKLNIHARESSENMYSSIDILMDKVRAQIKKHKEKIKQHMSGKKQSLLDTAEFDRSPMQQPDFQGFDDLVMETLDTKPMDIIDAVNEFNSGRHTFFVFNNARTEQLNVLYKHNNGKLGLIQPGG; from the coding sequence ATGCAAACAACTGTGACCTTTAAAAAAATCGATCCTTCCGATCCATTAAAGTCTTACGTGAACAAAAAACTTGATAAATTCGACCGGATGCTGGACAGCCCGGCAGATGCCCATGTGGTTTTGTCGGTGGAAAAAATAAGACATATTGCGGAAATTACCCTGACCTGCGACAAACTCAATATCCATGCCAGAGAATCATCTGAAAACATGTATTCATCCATTGACATTCTCATGGATAAAGTCCGGGCACAGATCAAAAAACACAAAGAAAAAATCAAACAGCATATGTCGGGTAAAAAACAAAGCCTGCTGGACACGGCGGAATTCGACCGCAGCCCCATGCAGCAGCCCGATTTCCAGGGATTTGATGACCTGGTCATGGAGACGCTGGACACCAAACCCATGGATATCATCGATGCGGTCAACGAGTTCAACAGCGGCAGGCATACGTTTTTTGTGTTCAACAATGCCCGCACCGAACAATTGAATGTTCTTTATAAACACAACAATGGAAAGCTGGGATTGATTCAGCCCGGGGGATAA
- the rpoN gene encoding RNA polymerase factor sigma-54, producing MELGLQQNLTLTQQLVMTPQLQQAIKLLQLSRVELAEMIQQEMEQNPALEEQALDETVDRALADPGADAPESDRDTPVKEITIDEKVQPDTDWENYINEYNSTGRAYTETEHTEAPNFEAFTSEKTTLEAHLKWQLMLRGLDKADEQIGHMIIDNLNPDGYLCAETAEIAQAAEVETERVEKILSVLQTLDPPGVCARNLCETLLIQVKQLGIENPVLTEIIKHHLKNLENRNSRKIAKMLRISVEDVRAAVKILQYLEPKPGRKFSHEEPAYIIPDIYVYKVGDGFKIVMNDDGLPKLRINRFYKNAIAEGKKISRETKAYLNEKMQSASWLIKSIHQRQKTIYLVMESIIKFQHEFFEKGIAYLRPLILKDIAEDIQMHESTISRVTTNKYAYTPQGLFELKYFFNSSIERTGGESMASASVKERIRLLIEKEDPADPLSDDRIAGILQESNIQIARRTVAKYRKVLNILPSNKRKQL from the coding sequence ATGGAACTTGGCTTACAACAGAACCTCACATTGACCCAGCAGCTGGTGATGACCCCCCAGTTGCAGCAGGCCATCAAACTGCTGCAGCTGTCCCGTGTCGAACTGGCGGAAATGATCCAGCAGGAAATGGAACAGAATCCGGCCCTGGAGGAACAGGCCCTGGACGAGACTGTCGACCGGGCCTTGGCGGATCCGGGAGCGGATGCGCCTGAATCCGACAGGGACACACCGGTCAAGGAAATCACCATTGATGAAAAAGTGCAGCCGGATACGGACTGGGAAAATTATATCAATGAATACAATTCCACCGGTCGGGCTTATACAGAGACCGAACATACCGAAGCACCCAATTTCGAGGCGTTCACTTCCGAAAAAACCACGTTGGAAGCCCATTTGAAATGGCAGCTGATGCTCCGGGGCTTGGACAAGGCGGATGAACAGATCGGTCACATGATCATTGACAATCTTAACCCGGACGGATATCTGTGCGCGGAAACGGCTGAAATCGCCCAGGCAGCCGAAGTGGAAACGGAACGGGTGGAAAAAATTTTATCCGTGCTGCAGACACTGGACCCACCGGGGGTTTGTGCCAGAAATTTATGTGAAACCCTGCTCATACAGGTCAAACAGCTGGGAATTGAAAACCCGGTGCTCACCGAGATCATCAAACACCATCTGAAAAATCTGGAAAACCGAAACAGCCGGAAAATTGCCAAAATGTTGCGTATTTCCGTTGAAGATGTCCGGGCTGCGGTAAAAATTCTTCAATACCTGGAGCCCAAACCCGGCAGAAAATTTTCCCATGAAGAACCTGCCTATATCATTCCGGATATATACGTGTATAAAGTGGGCGATGGATTTAAAATAGTCATGAACGATGACGGATTGCCCAAACTGCGTATCAACCGGTTTTACAAAAACGCCATTGCGGAAGGGAAAAAAATTTCCAGGGAGACCAAAGCATATCTCAACGAAAAAATGCAGTCCGCATCCTGGCTGATCAAAAGTATTCACCAGCGGCAGAAAACCATTTATCTGGTTATGGAAAGCATTATCAAATTTCAGCATGAATTCTTTGAAAAAGGCATCGCTTATCTGCGTCCCCTGATCCTCAAAGATATTGCCGAAGATATTCAGATGCATGAATCCACCATCAGCCGGGTCACCACCAACAAATACGCATATACGCCCCAGGGGCTGTTCGAACTCAAATATTTTTTCAATTCATCCATCGAACGGACCGGCGGCGAATCCATGGCATCGGCCAGTGTCAAGGAACGAATCAGACTGCTGATCGAAAAAGAAGATCCTGCCGATCCGTTAAGCGATGACCGGATTGCGGGTATTCTCCAGGAATCTAACATACAGATCGCCCGAAGAACTGTTGCCAAATACCGGAAGGTGCTCAATATTCTGCCTTCCAATAAACGTAAACAACTTTAG
- the lptB gene encoding LPS export ABC transporter ATP-binding protein has protein sequence MTELSLNKLVKTYHGKTVVNQADLTVKPGQVTGLLGPNGAGKTTTFYMTVGMIRPDSGHVFIGGEDITHNPMYIRARKGIGYLPQESSIFKKLTVEQNITAILEVLPDPAGPVQTKADALMQELGIQGLARQKAASLSGGERRRLEIARVLATDPLFILLDEPFAGIDPLAVMDIQQIIAQLTRKGIGVLISDHNVRETLGVCDHAYIMNQGKVIESGPPERIISSAIAKKTYLGDNFRL, from the coding sequence ATGACAGAGCTTTCACTCAATAAACTGGTAAAAACCTATCACGGAAAAACAGTGGTAAATCAGGCAGATCTGACGGTCAAACCCGGTCAGGTGACCGGACTGCTTGGGCCCAACGGCGCCGGAAAAACCACCACATTCTATATGACCGTGGGCATGATCCGGCCTGACAGCGGTCATGTCTTTATCGGCGGCGAAGATATCACACACAATCCCATGTATATCCGTGCCAGAAAAGGCATCGGATATCTGCCCCAGGAAAGCTCAATTTTCAAAAAACTCACCGTGGAACAAAACATCACTGCGATCCTGGAAGTGTTGCCCGACCCTGCAGGCCCGGTTCAAACAAAAGCGGATGCGCTGATGCAGGAACTGGGCATCCAGGGCCTGGCCCGACAAAAAGCGGCTTCCCTGTCCGGAGGTGAGCGCCGGCGGCTGGAGATCGCCAGGGTTCTGGCAACCGATCCGCTGTTCATTCTTCTGGACGAACCGTTTGCCGGCATTGATCCTCTGGCGGTAATGGATATTCAGCAGATCATCGCCCAGCTGACCCGAAAAGGAATCGGCGTTCTGATCTCCGATCATAATGTCCGGGAAACCCTGGGCGTGTGTGACCATGCGTATATCATGAATCAGGGAAAAGTGATCGAATCCGGTCCCCCGGAACGGATCATCTCCAGTGCCATTGCCAAAAAAACCTATCTGGGAGATAATTTCAGGCTGTAA
- a CDS encoding LptA/OstA family protein yields the protein MHITADKMVAHQDESMVEFIGNVNATQDNMLLVAESVKVFWHPSQPDTADTADTADTNRIRQIVATDNVEYTAGDRHAFADKAVYTTADEILILTGKKAKLLTGTSWVTGTKITLFRKQDRVLVESDGKTRVQALFNPEDNPADQ from the coding sequence TTGCATATCACTGCGGATAAAATGGTGGCCCATCAGGATGAGTCCATGGTGGAATTCATCGGAAATGTTAACGCAACTCAGGATAACATGCTTCTTGTGGCTGAATCGGTAAAAGTTTTTTGGCATCCTTCGCAACCGGACACGGCAGACACGGCAGACACGGCAGACACCAACCGGATCAGACAGATCGTGGCCACGGACAATGTCGAATACACGGCCGGAGACAGACATGCCTTTGCTGACAAGGCGGTGTACACGACCGCTGACGAGATTCTGATCCTTACCGGCAAAAAGGCCAAACTGCTGACCGGAACCAGCTGGGTGACGGGCACAAAGATCACCTTGTTCAGAAAACAGGACCGGGTCCTGGTGGAAAGTGACGGTAAAACCCGGGTTCAAGCCCTGTTCAACCCGGAAGACAACCCTGCTGATCAATAA
- the lptC gene encoding LPS export ABC transporter periplasmic protein LptC, whose amino-acid sequence MNRIVLKNPRVLAVLILCVLAAGAGVIFFVPAMMNTPQTVTDLHIDSEAALKLDAMKQISKKNGITEWELEAATATLVKEENQAILTRVHVVFYTKDKDTVILTSDQGILDTETHDMDFNGNVVVRHQTYTLKTDKLHYKKKPHIIHSNTKVWLENTDAAMEADTMEIRINDNQIILQGHVKGIFSENFNLP is encoded by the coding sequence ATGAACCGCATTGTTCTCAAAAATCCCCGTGTTCTGGCAGTATTGATTTTGTGTGTCCTGGCGGCCGGTGCCGGTGTCATTTTCTTTGTCCCTGCCATGATGAATACGCCCCAAACCGTCACAGACCTTCACATCGATTCTGAAGCCGCCTTGAAACTGGATGCCATGAAACAGATTTCAAAAAAAAACGGTATTACGGAATGGGAACTTGAAGCCGCCACCGCCACACTGGTAAAAGAAGAAAATCAGGCCATCCTGACCCGGGTTCATGTGGTGTTTTATACCAAGGACAAAGACACGGTCATTTTGACATCCGACCAGGGCATTCTGGACACTGAGACCCACGATATGGACTTTAATGGAAATGTGGTGGTGCGGCACCAGACATACACCCTGAAAACTGATAAGTTGCATTATAAAAAAAAACCACATATAATACACAGCAATACAAAGGTGTGGCTTGAAAATACCGATGCGGCCATGGAAGCTGACACAATGGAAATCCGAATCAATGACAATCAGATTATTTTACAAGGACATGTTAAAGGGATATTCAGTGAGAATTTCAACCTGCCGTAA
- a CDS encoding KdsC family phosphatase, producing the protein MNALLKQIKLLVLDVDGVLTDGRIIYTDSGEQVKEFLSRDGLGLRLLMDNGIQVGIITGRSSGALTHRCRNLGITLVFDAISNKADALDQMAQQTGIHPSAMAFMGDDLIDLPAMARAGVAIAVADAVDEVKNRADIITMAVGGQGAVREICDAILKAAGLWENALKPFLA; encoded by the coding sequence ATGAACGCTTTATTAAAACAGATCAAACTGCTGGTTCTGGACGTGGACGGGGTATTGACCGACGGCCGGATCATTTATACGGATTCCGGAGAACAGGTCAAAGAGTTTTTATCCCGGGACGGTCTGGGGTTGCGACTGCTCATGGACAACGGTATTCAGGTGGGTATCATCACCGGGCGCAGTTCCGGTGCCCTCACCCACCGTTGCCGAAATCTGGGTATTACCCTGGTGTTTGACGCAATTTCCAATAAGGCGGATGCCCTGGATCAAATGGCACAACAAACCGGTATCCACCCATCTGCCATGGCTTTTATGGGGGACGATCTGATCGATCTGCCCGCCATGGCCCGGGCCGGTGTCGCCATTGCCGTGGCAGACGCCGTGGACGAAGTTAAAAACCGGGCAGACATTATCACCATGGCAGTTGGGGGGCAAGGAGCAGTCAGAGAAATCTGCGATGCGATCCTAAAAGCCGCGGGCCTGTGGGAAAACGCCCTGAAACCTTTTCTGGCATGA
- the kdsA gene encoding 3-deoxy-8-phosphooctulonate synthase yields the protein MTNFFFEMIDTPAPCFFLVAGPCVIENFDTTFQIAKTLKTITADLGIPFIFKASFDKANRTSVQSFRGPGFDQGLSILADIKSRLDLKVISDIHLPDQADPAAQVLDVIQIPAFLCRQTDLILAACRTGRPVSVKKGQFLAPQDCKNILDKAAFTGNPHIAITERGSSFGYNNLVVDFRSIHILKQMGVPVIFDATHSVQLPGGGITSSAGDRQFIPTLAKAAIAAGAHGLFMETHPDPAKALCDGPNSMPLADMTPLLTTLLAIKKAAATG from the coding sequence ATGACCAATTTTTTTTTTGAAATGATCGACACCCCTGCTCCCTGCTTTTTTCTGGTGGCAGGCCCTTGTGTCATCGAAAATTTTGATACCACGTTTCAGATCGCCAAAACCCTGAAAACCATCACTGCGGATCTGGGCATCCCTTTTATTTTCAAAGCCTCCTTTGACAAAGCCAACCGCACATCTGTCCAGTCTTTCCGGGGCCCCGGATTCGACCAGGGACTGTCCATTCTGGCCGACATCAAATCCCGCCTGGACCTGAAAGTAATTTCAGACATTCATCTGCCGGATCAGGCGGATCCGGCAGCTCAGGTTCTGGATGTGATCCAGATCCCGGCCTTTTTATGCCGTCAGACCGATCTGATTCTGGCCGCGTGCCGTACCGGCCGCCCGGTGAGTGTTAAAAAAGGCCAGTTTCTGGCCCCCCAGGACTGCAAAAATATTCTTGACAAAGCCGCTTTTACCGGCAATCCCCATATTGCTATCACCGAGCGGGGCAGCAGTTTCGGATACAACAATCTGGTGGTGGATTTCCGGTCCATCCATATTTTAAAACAAATGGGTGTTCCCGTGATATTTGATGCCACCCACAGTGTTCAGCTTCCCGGCGGAGGCATCACGTCTTCCGCCGGAGACCGGCAGTTCATTCCCACACTGGCCAAAGCAGCAATCGCCGCAGGAGCCCATGGTCTGTTCATGGAAACCCATCCCGATCCTGCAAAAGCGTTGTGTGACGGTCCTAATTCCATGCCTCTGGCAGACATGACACCGTTACTCACGACACTTCTGGCCATAAAAAAAGCGGCAGCAACCGGATGA
- a CDS encoding M23 family metallopeptidase, whose translation MKKFFSLVICVVILVPLAWVLTYRFEGTSPELEVDLPSLYLKDKLTLSLDIKDMKTGLREVQVRLVQQEIEKTLMEKTYPAGSVFSPFSGEIRKEDRLDIPVEANRHGLSDGKATLHIQVSDLSWRGWNRGNIAEKNISVFIDTLPPRIEVLSRQHNVERGGTGLVIYKLFESDVKSGVMVGDRFFPGHSGMFDQTDIHTAFFALDHTQGPGTRIWVTAEDAAGNTTRKGFYHYIRDRGFKSDVLKISDSFLGLTMPDFHLGDREAQFEKADHPLLEKFKVVNSELRNANVKKVLSMPADTEPQMLWDGKFERMSGATRAGFGDRRTYTYNGNEIGQSRHMGIDLASTALAPVKAANSGRIIMAGPVGIFGNTVIIDHGFGLASLYSHLSNMVVSVEDKVKKGDIIGNTGMTGLAAGDHLHFSMIVHNVFVNPLEWWDQNWIENNITAKIKAVGEGK comes from the coding sequence ATGAAAAAATTTTTTTCCCTGGTGATTTGTGTTGTGATTCTGGTGCCCCTGGCATGGGTGCTGACATATCGATTTGAAGGCACGTCCCCTGAATTGGAAGTGGATCTGCCGTCGCTGTATCTCAAAGACAAGCTGACATTGTCTCTGGATATTAAAGATATGAAAACCGGACTCAGAGAGGTTCAGGTCCGTCTGGTTCAACAGGAAATCGAAAAAACCCTAATGGAAAAAACATATCCGGCCGGTTCTGTTTTTTCCCCTTTTTCCGGGGAAATCCGGAAGGAAGACCGGCTTGATATCCCTGTGGAAGCCAATCGGCATGGATTGAGTGATGGAAAGGCCACGCTTCATATTCAGGTGTCGGATCTATCCTGGCGGGGGTGGAACCGGGGCAATATCGCGGAAAAAAACATATCGGTCTTCATTGACACCCTTCCTCCCCGGATCGAGGTGTTGAGCCGTCAGCACAATGTGGAACGGGGCGGTACCGGCCTGGTGATCTACAAGTTGTTTGAATCTGATGTGAAAAGCGGTGTTATGGTGGGGGACCGTTTTTTTCCGGGTCATTCCGGAATGTTTGATCAAACCGATATCCATACAGCGTTTTTTGCGCTGGATCACACCCAGGGGCCTGGCACCCGGATCTGGGTCACGGCCGAAGATGCAGCGGGAAATACGACCCGCAAAGGATTTTATCATTATATCCGGGATCGCGGGTTTAAATCGGATGTACTCAAGATTTCCGATTCGTTTTTAGGGCTGACCATGCCTGATTTTCATCTCGGAGACCGGGAAGCTCAGTTTGAAAAAGCCGATCATCCGCTTCTGGAAAAATTCAAAGTGGTGAACTCGGAACTTCGAAATGCCAACGTAAAAAAAGTGCTGTCCATGCCCGCAGATACCGAACCGCAGATGCTGTGGGACGGAAAATTCGAGCGCATGTCCGGGGCCACCCGGGCCGGATTCGGAGACCGGCGCACCTACACCTACAATGGAAATGAGATCGGTCAGTCCCGCCACATGGGCATCGATCTGGCATCCACGGCCCTGGCACCGGTGAAAGCGGCCAATTCAGGCCGAATCATCATGGCGGGACCGGTGGGGATTTTCGGCAATACCGTGATCATTGACCATGGGTTCGGCCTGGCCAGCCTGTATTCTCATCTGAGCAACATGGTCGTATCTGTGGAAGACAAGGTCAAAAAAGGGGATATCATCGGCAACACCGGCATGACCGGACTGGCTGCCGGCGATCATCTGCATTTTTCCATGATTGTGCACAATGTGTTTGTCAATCCCCTGGAATGGTGGGATCAAAATTGGATCGAAAATAATATCACCGCCAAAATCAAGGCGGTTGGCGAAGGAAAATAA